From the genome of Vicia villosa cultivar HV-30 ecotype Madison, WI linkage group LG2, Vvil1.0, whole genome shotgun sequence, one region includes:
- the LOC131648988 gene encoding probable protein phosphatase 2C 38 isoform X2, producing MVSATIRRIVSPCWRPSSEGDSSRYGDGSGRSDGLLWYKDSGRHASGEFSMAVVQANNLLEDHSQVESGPMSLTEGSPHGTFVGVYDGHGGPETARFVNDRLFKYIKKNQGMSADVITKAFLATEEEFLALVKKQWQLKPQIASVGACCLVGVIYNGELYTANAGDSRAVLGRFDEATKEIKAVQLSYEHNASLESVREELRSLHPDDPQIVMMKHTVWRVKGLIQISRSIGDAYLKKKEFNQAPLLSKFRLSEPFETPILKAEPTIQVQKLEPSDQFLIFASDGLWEHMSNQEAVDIVQSGARNGVAKKLIKSALCEAAKKREMRYSDLKKIDRGVRRHFHDDITVIVVYLDSHNSRAPTVSVKGGGGDFGTGIVNG from the exons ATGGTATCGGCTACAATTAGGCGTATCGTGTCACCTTGTTGGAGGCCATCTAGTGAGGGCGATTCTAGTAGGTATGGCGATGGGAGTGGACGTTCCGATGGTTTGTTGTGGTATAAAGATTCTGGAAGACATGCAAGCGGTGAATTCTCAATGGCGGTTGTTCAAGCAAACAATTTGTTGGAGGATCATAGCCAGGTTGAATCAGGACCCATGAGCTTAACTGAAGGAAGTCCTCATGGTACTTTTGTTGGTGTTTATGATGGCCATGGAGGTCCGGAAACTGCTCGGTTTGTCAATGATCGCCTATTTAAATATATCAAGA AAAATCAGGGAATGTCGGCTGATGTTATCACAAAAGCATTTTTGGCAACGGAAGAAGAATTTCTCGCTCTGGTGAAGAAGCAGTGGCAACTCAAGCCACAGATAGCGTCCGTTGGAGCTTGCTGTTTGGTAGGCGTAATATATAACGGGGAGCTCTATACTGCAAATGCAGGAGATTCTCGAGCAGTGTTAGGTAGATTCGATGAGGCTACAAAAGAGATTAAAGCAGTTCAACTATCTTATGAGCATAATGCTAGCCTGGAATCTGTCAGAGAAGAGCTACGCTCATTACATCCCGATGATCCACAGATCGTAATGATGAAACACACGGTCTGGCGCGTGAAGGGTCTCATTCAG ATTTCAAGATCCATTGGCGACGCTTATCTAAAGAAGAAAGAGTTTAACCAAGCACCACTGTTGTCAAAATTCCGGCTCTCGGAACCCTTTGAAACGCCAATCCTTAAAGCTGAACCAACAATACAAGTACAGAAACTAGAACCTAGTGATCAATTTCTTATATTTGCATCAGATGGATTATGGGAGCACATGAGCAATCAAGAAGCAGTTGACATTGTCCAAAGCGGTGCACGCAAT GGAGTGGCGAAGAAACTTATCAAATCGGCGCTTTGTGAAGCTGCAAAGAAAAGAGAAATGAGATACTCAGACTTGAAAAAGATTGACCGTGGTGTACGGAGACATTTCCATGATGACATCACGGTGATAGTTGTGTATCTTGATTCGCATAACTCGCGAGCTCCCACCGTTTCAGTTAAAGGAGGTGGTGGTGATTTTGGTACTGGTATTGTAAATGGCTAG
- the LOC131648988 gene encoding probable protein phosphatase 2C 38 isoform X1 → MVSATIRRIVSPCWRPSSEGDSSRYGDGSGRSDGLLWYKDSGRHASGEFSMAVVQANNLLEDHSQVESGPMSLTEGSPHGTFVGVYDGHGGPETARFVNDRLFKYIKKFTAENQGMSADVITKAFLATEEEFLALVKKQWQLKPQIASVGACCLVGVIYNGELYTANAGDSRAVLGRFDEATKEIKAVQLSYEHNASLESVREELRSLHPDDPQIVMMKHTVWRVKGLIQISRSIGDAYLKKKEFNQAPLLSKFRLSEPFETPILKAEPTIQVQKLEPSDQFLIFASDGLWEHMSNQEAVDIVQSGARNGVAKKLIKSALCEAAKKREMRYSDLKKIDRGVRRHFHDDITVIVVYLDSHNSRAPTVSVKGGGGDFGTGIVNG, encoded by the exons ATGGTATCGGCTACAATTAGGCGTATCGTGTCACCTTGTTGGAGGCCATCTAGTGAGGGCGATTCTAGTAGGTATGGCGATGGGAGTGGACGTTCCGATGGTTTGTTGTGGTATAAAGATTCTGGAAGACATGCAAGCGGTGAATTCTCAATGGCGGTTGTTCAAGCAAACAATTTGTTGGAGGATCATAGCCAGGTTGAATCAGGACCCATGAGCTTAACTGAAGGAAGTCCTCATGGTACTTTTGTTGGTGTTTATGATGGCCATGGAGGTCCGGAAACTGCTCGGTTTGTCAATGATCGCCTATTTAAATATATCAAGA AGTTCACTGCAGAAAATCAGGGAATGTCGGCTGATGTTATCACAAAAGCATTTTTGGCAACGGAAGAAGAATTTCTCGCTCTGGTGAAGAAGCAGTGGCAACTCAAGCCACAGATAGCGTCCGTTGGAGCTTGCTGTTTGGTAGGCGTAATATATAACGGGGAGCTCTATACTGCAAATGCAGGAGATTCTCGAGCAGTGTTAGGTAGATTCGATGAGGCTACAAAAGAGATTAAAGCAGTTCAACTATCTTATGAGCATAATGCTAGCCTGGAATCTGTCAGAGAAGAGCTACGCTCATTACATCCCGATGATCCACAGATCGTAATGATGAAACACACGGTCTGGCGCGTGAAGGGTCTCATTCAG ATTTCAAGATCCATTGGCGACGCTTATCTAAAGAAGAAAGAGTTTAACCAAGCACCACTGTTGTCAAAATTCCGGCTCTCGGAACCCTTTGAAACGCCAATCCTTAAAGCTGAACCAACAATACAAGTACAGAAACTAGAACCTAGTGATCAATTTCTTATATTTGCATCAGATGGATTATGGGAGCACATGAGCAATCAAGAAGCAGTTGACATTGTCCAAAGCGGTGCACGCAAT GGAGTGGCGAAGAAACTTATCAAATCGGCGCTTTGTGAAGCTGCAAAGAAAAGAGAAATGAGATACTCAGACTTGAAAAAGATTGACCGTGGTGTACGGAGACATTTCCATGATGACATCACGGTGATAGTTGTGTATCTTGATTCGCATAACTCGCGAGCTCCCACCGTTTCAGTTAAAGGAGGTGGTGGTGATTTTGGTACTGGTATTGTAAATGGCTAG
- the LOC131645806 gene encoding protein TONNEAU 1b-like, which translates to MDDYTREMMDLKTLVTRTLEKKGVLARIRAELRASVFEAIEEEDRVIEKDQALPPALLGSCNDRAKQLHASPSGRLLTALVCEYLDWAQLTHSLKVYLPECNLEKDFWKSELKEFSSKNGYDLNRNGDSPVLLDVLEGFLKFENLSQARASGRRFTTSETEPLPNSESRNTRRHSSSSVAGGLPPLGRAVPSSQSSDRRGGSSGSGYRKDEYNWRYDNEELPEDVIQASNALENLQLDRKARNLTSSWRHAADETSEDDSRSDHA; encoded by the exons ATGGACGATTACACAAGAGAGATGATGGACCTCAAAACCCTCGTCACTCGCACTCTCGAGAAGAAAGGCGTTCTCGCTAGGATCCGA gCTGAATTAAGAGCTAGTGTCTTCGAAGCTATCGAAGAAGAAGATCGTGTCATCGAAAAAGATCAAGCTTTGCCTCCTGCATTGTTAGGTAGCTGTAACGATCGTGCTAAACAGCTTCACGCTTCTCCTTCTG GTAGACTTCTTACTGCACTGGTATGTGAATACCTTGACTGGGCACAGCTCACTCACTCGCTAAAAGTTTATCTACCAGAATGTAATTTG GAGAAAGATTTTTGGAAGTCTGAGTTGAAAGAATTTAGTAGCAAAAATGGATATGATCTTAACAGAAATGGAGACAGCCCTGTGCTCTTGGACGTGCTTGAAGGATTCTTGAAATTTGAG AACTTATCCCAAGCAAGGGCTAGTGGTAGGAGGTTTACTACTTCAGAAACTGAGCCTTTGCCAAACTCAGAATCACGGAACACACGAAGACATTCTTCATCATCTGTTGCTGGTGGCTTACCTCCACTAGGAAG ggctGTTCCTTCATCTCAATCATCCG ATAGAAGAGGAGGATCCTCTGGATCTGGATACAGGAAGGATGAGTACAATTGGCGATAtgacaatgaagaacttcccgaaGATGTAATTCAAGCATCAAATGCTTTGGAAAATCTTCAATTGGACAGAAAAGCTAGGAATCTAACATCATCTTGGCG ACACGCAGCTGATGAAACCAGTGAGGACGATAGCAGGTCTGACCATGCTTAG